In Pseudostreptobacillus hongkongensis, the genomic stretch AAGATTAATTCACAAAGAATGTTTTGCAACAGTTGGAGTAGTAGGAAATTCTGAACACTCATTAGTTTCTTTAGGAAAAGCTGGAAGAAATAGACACTTAGGAAGAAAACCTCACGTAAGAGGATCAGTAATGAACCCTGTGGATCACCCACACGGAGGAGGGGAAGGAAGATCTCCTATAGGAAGAAAAGCACCAGTTACTCCTTGGGGTAAACCTGCTTTAGGTAAGAAAACTAGAGGTAAGAAAAATAGCGATAAGTTCATAGTAAGAAAGAGAAAAAAATAAGATAATAAAGTAAGGAGGAAAAATGGCTCGTTCATTAAAAAAAGGACCTTTTGCTGATCATTACTTATTTAAAAAAGTAGAAGCTCAAGGGACAAACAAAGCGGTTATTAAAACTTGGTCAAGAAGATCAACAATATTTCCACAATTTATAGGATATACATTTGCAGTATATAACGGTAAAAAACATATACCTGTATATGTAACAGAAGAAATGGTAGGACATAAATTAGGAGAATTTGCTCCAACAAGAACATACCATGGACATGGTAAAGATAAAAAGAAATAAAAACTAGATAAATATATAGTTTAATTGAAAGGAGAAAACGAATGCCAGCAGTAGCTAAATTACGTTATCAAAGATTAAGCCCTCAAAAAGCAAGATTAGTTGCAGATTTAGTAAGAGGTAAGAATGCATTAGAAGCATTAAACATTTTAAGATTTACAAATAAAAAAGCAGCTCCTTTAATAGAAAAAACTTTAAGATCAGCAATTGCAAATGCTGAACACAATTTAGGATTAAATTCAGAAACTTTATATGTTTCAAAAGTTTTAATCGATAAAGGACCAGTATTAAAGAGAATGAACCCAAGAGCAATGGGAAGAGCAGACATAATAAGAAAGCCACTTGCACATATAACTGTTGAAGTGGATGCTAAATAATTAGAAACAAGGAGGTAGTTCTGTGGGACAAAAAGTAGATCCTAGGGGTATGAGAATCGGAATCGTAAAAACATGGGATTCAAAATGGTTCGCTAAAAAAGGAAAAGAATATTTAAACAATTTTCACGAAGATTTAAAAATAAGAGAATATATTAAGAAAAACTACTACCAAGCAGGAATTTCTTCAATTGCTATTGAAAGAGTTTCAGACAGAGAGTTAACAGTGATAATTTCAACTGGTAAAGCTGCTGTATTAATAGGTAGAAAAGGTGCTGAAATAACAGCGTTAAAAGGACAATTAGAAAAAATGACAGGGAAAAAAGTTTTTGTTAAAGCTTTAGAAATTAAAAACCCTAATAAAGATGCACAATTAGTTGCAGAAAGTATTGCAACAGCAATAGAAAAACGTGTTGCTTATAAGAGAGCAGTACAACAAGCTATTCAAAGAGCAGAAAAAGCTGGAGTATTAGGAATTAAAGTAATGACTTCAGGAAGATTAAATGGAGCAGAAATAGCTAGAAGTGAATGGACATTATCAGGAAGAGTACCATTACACACTTTAAGAGCAGATGTTGATTATGCAACAGCAACAGCTCATACAACTTACGGAGCTTTAGGGATCAAAGTATGGATCTTTAATGGTGAAGTTTTACCTAGTAAGAAGGAAGGGGGAGACCAATAGTGTTAATACCTAAGAGAACTAAGTATAGAAAACAATTTAGAGGAAGCATGGGTGGAATTGCAACTAAAGGGAACTACGTAGCATTCGGTGATTTCGGATTAGCTGCTAAAGAATTTGGTTGGATTACATCAAGACAAATAGAAGCATGTAGGGTTACAATAAATAGAACATTTAAGAGAGAAGGAAAAATCTGGATCAGAATTTTCCCAGACAAACCTTATACTAAGAGACCTGAAGGAACAAGAATGGGTAAAGGTAAAGGTAATGCTGAAGGTTGGGTAGCAGTAGTTAAAAAAGGAAAAGTAATGTTTGAAGTTGGTGGAGTATCAGAAGAGAAAGCCAAAGAAGCATTAAGAAAAGCTGGACACAAACTACCTATCAAAGTTAAATTCATAAGAAGAGAAGAAGTAGGTGGTGATAAGTAATGACAGTTAAAGAAGTTAGAGATTTAGATTTAAATCAATTAGAATCACAAGTAAAAGAATTAAAACATGAATTGTTTAATTTAAAGCTACAAAAAACTCTTGGACAATTACAAAACACAGCTCAAATTAAAAAAGTAAGAAGAGATATAGCTAGAATGAAAACAATTTTAACAGAAAAAACTGGAAAGTAGGAGGATTCTCAAGTGGAAAGAAATGAAAGAAAAGTCAGAGAAGGAATCGTAGTTTCTGATAAAATGGATAAAACAGTAGTAGTTGTTGAAAATACAATGAAACTTCATAAATTATATAAGAAGAGAGTTAAAACTTCTAAGAGATATAAAGCACATGATGAGCAAAATGAGTGCCGTATCGGAGATAAAGTAAGAATAATGGAAACAAGACCTTTAAGTAAAGATAAAACTTGGAGAGTAGTTGAAATATTAGAAAGAGCAAAATAGTTTAATATATATGATTTATTAAATGGGAGGAGGAACTATTAAATGGTTCAACAACAAAGTATACTTAATGTTGCTGATAATACAGGAGCTAAAAAGATCATGGTTATCAGAGTATTAGGTGGATCAAAAAGAAAATTCGGAAGAATAGGTGACGTTGTTGTAGCATCTGTTAAAGAAGCTATACCTAATGGAAATGTAAAAAAAGGTGACGTTGTAAAAGCAGTTATAGTAAGAACTAAAAAAGAAACAAGAAGATTAGACGGTTCATATATAAAATTTGATGATAATGCAGGGGTTATCTTAAACCAAGCATTAGAAATGAAAGGGACAAGAATTTTTGGACCAGTTGCAAGAGAATTAAGAGCTAAGAACTTTATGAAAATAGTTTCATTAGCACCAGAAGTACTTTAGGAAGGAGGAATTTTTCGTGATTAAATCTAAAATAAAATCAGTTCCTAAAAAATTACACGTTAAAACTGGAGATACAGTAGTAGTAATTAGTGGAAGAAGTAGCAATGATAAAAGAAGTGATAAATCATCTCAAATGGGAGATAAAGGAAAAATAGGAAAAGTTTTAAAAGTCTTTCCTAAATTAGGGAAAATAGTTGTTGAAGGTGTTAATGTTAAGAAAAAACATTTAAAACCAACTCAAATGAACACACAAGGTGAGATTGTTGAAAGAGAAGTACCTATTTTCTCATCTAAAGTAATGTTATGGGATGAAAGTGTTAAATCTGCTACAAGAGTTAGATATGAAGTTAAAGACGGTAAAAAAGTAAGAATATCAGTTAAATCTGGTAAAGAAATATAAGATAGGGAAGGAGGATACCTAAATGTCTGAAAAATATATGCCTAGATTACAAAAAGCATACAAAGAAGTAATGGTATCAGCATTAATGAAAGAATTAGGACTTTCAAACATCATGGAAGTACCAAAATTAGATAAAATTATAGTAAATATGGGACTAGGAGATGCAGTTAGCAATCCTAAATTAATAGATGTAGCTGTTAAAGAATTGGCACAAATCACAGGACAAAAACCAGTTGCAAGAAAAGCTAGAAAATCTGAAGCTGGGTTTAAATTAAGAGAAGGTCAATTAATAGGAGCTAAAGTAACTTTAAGAAAAGAAAAAATGTATGAATTCTTAGATAGATTAGTAAGCGTTACTTTACCAAGAGTAAGAGACTTTGAAGGAGTTTCTAACAAAGGATTTGATGGAAGAGGTAACTATACTTTAGGGTTAAAAGAACAAATAATCTTCCCTGAAATAGAAATTGATAAAGTTGATAAAGTTTTAGGAATGGGAATTACATTCGTAACAACTGCTAAGAATGATGAAGAAGGAAGAGCATTATTAAAAGCATTTGGAATGCCTTTTGCTAAATAATAAGGAGGTGCAAAGAATTAATGGCTAAAAAAGCAATGGTTCAAAAGAACTTAAAAGTAGCAAAAACAATAGATAAATATGCTGAAAAAAGAGCAGAATTAAAAGAAAGAGCTAGAAAAGGTGATAGAGAAGCTATATTAGAATTATCTAAATTACCTAGAAACGCATCACCTACTAGATTAAGAAATAGATGCCAAGTTAATGGTAGACCAAGAGGATACATGAGAGAATTTGGAATATCTAGAGTAATGTTTAGACAATTAGCAGGTGAAGGATTAATACCTGGAGTTAAAAAATCAAGTTGGTAATTTTGAGAGGAGGACAAAAATGCATTTAACAGATCCTATTGCAGATATGTTAACAAGAATTAGAAATGCTAATATTGCAAAACATACAAGCGTTGCAATTCCATTTTCTAAAATAAAAGAAAGTATCGCAAATATATTAAAAAATGAAGGATATATATCAGAATACGAAATAAAAGAAGAAGGAACTAAAAAAGATATAGTAGTTACTTTAAAAACTGTTGATGGTGAAGCAGTTATTAAAGGATTAAAAAGAATTTCTAAACCTGGTAGAAGAGTGTATAGCTCAGTTGAAAACTTACCTAAAGTTTTAGGAGGTTTAGGAATTGCTATCGTTACTACACCTAAAGGTGTTTTAACTGATAAAGAATGCAGAAAGCAAAGTGTTGGTGGAGAAGTTCTTTGCTACGTTTGGTAGTAAGAGCTTTTAACACTTATGGAAATTTACGCACATAAGGAGGAAGAAAATGTCAAGAGTAGGTAAAAAACCTATAACTATACCAAGTGGTGTAGAAATTACAAACGTTGGTAATGTATATACAGTTAAAGGTCCAAAAGGAACTTTATTAAGAGAATTATCTCCTGAAATTAAAGTAAACATTGAAAACAATGAAATAACTTTTGAAAGACCAAATGATTTACCAAACATAAGAGCATTACACGGAACAACTAGAGCAAATGTTAACAACATGGTAGTTGGTGTAAGTTCAGGATTTAGTATTAAATTAGAATTAGTAGGGGTTGGATACAGAGTATCAGCAAATGGTAAAGGATTAACTTTAGCATTAGGATATTCACATCCAGTAGAAATTGCTCCAATAGAAGGAATTAATTTCGTAGTTGAAGGAAATACAAAAATAACAGTAGAAGGAATTGACAAACAATTAGTTGGTCAAGTTGCTTCAGATATAAGAGCTAAGAGAGCACCAGAACCTTATAAAGGTAAAGGGGTTAAATATGCTGATGAGAAGATAAGAAGAAAAGAAGGTAAGAAAGGATAGGAGGTAGTTTTTAAATGATTAAAAAAGTAGACAGAAATTTAGCTAGAGTAAGAAAACATAAAAGTATAAGATCTAAAATCAGTGGAACTGCTGAAAGACCAAGACTTACTGTATTTAGAAGCTTAAACAACATCTTCACTCAAATCATAGATGATACAACAGGAAAAACTTTAGTTTCTGCTTCAACTATTGAAAAAGGAAATAAAGTAGAAAATGGTTCTAACTTAGAAGCTGCAAAATTAATTGGTACAAGAATAGCTGAAAAAGCTAAAGCAGCAGGAATCACAAAAGTTGTATTCGATAGAAGTGGATACATCTACACAGGACGTGTAAAAGCATTAGCAGATGCTGCAAGAGAAGCAGGATTAGAATTCTAATAGGATAGGAGGATTTATTTTGGCAAGAGAAGTTAAAAATAACGAATACAAAGAAAAACTTTTAAGAATTAGTAGAGTTTCTAAAACTGTTAAAGGGGGAAGAAGAATTTCATTCTCAGTCCTTGCAGCAGTTGGAGACGAAAACGGAAAAGTTGGAATAGGATTAGGTAAAGCAAATGGAGTACCTGAAGCTATAAGAAAAGCTATTGCAGGTGCTAAGAAAAACATGATAAACGTTTCATTAAAAGGTGGAACTTTACCACATGAACAATTAGGTAAATTTAATGCAACAACAGTTTTATTAAAACCAGCATCAAAAGGGACTGGGGTTATAGCTGGGTCTGCAACAAGAGAAATCTTAGAATTAGTTGGTGTAACTGACGTATTAACTAAGATCAGAGGATCTAAAAATAAAGATAATGTTGCAAGAGCTACATTAGATGGATTAAAGAAATTAAGATCTATTGAACAAGTTGCTAAACTTAGAGGTAAAACTGTAGAAGAAATAATAGGATAGGCTAGGAGGAAAGATTAATGACTAAAGTAAATATAACACTTGTAAAAGGAATTAATGGAAGAAAACCTAACCATATCGCAACAATTAAATCTTTAGGTTTAAGAAAAATCGGTCAAACAGTTGAACACAACTTGACTGCAGATATAGAAGGTAAAATTAAATTAGTTTCTTATTTAGTTAAAGTAGAGGAGGTTTAAATCAATGAATCTTAATGAATTAAGACCTGCCGAAGGATCAAAAAGATCAAGAAGAAGAATCGGTAGAGGACACGGATCTGGTTGGGGAAAAACAGCTGGT encodes the following:
- the rpsS gene encoding 30S ribosomal protein S19; its protein translation is MARSLKKGPFADHYLFKKVEAQGTNKAVIKTWSRRSTIFPQFIGYTFAVYNGKKHIPVYVTEEMVGHKLGEFAPTRTYHGHGKDKKK
- the rplV gene encoding 50S ribosomal protein L22 translates to MPAVAKLRYQRLSPQKARLVADLVRGKNALEALNILRFTNKKAAPLIEKTLRSAIANAEHNLGLNSETLYVSKVLIDKGPVLKRMNPRAMGRADIIRKPLAHITVEVDAK
- the rpsC gene encoding 30S ribosomal protein S3 — protein: MGQKVDPRGMRIGIVKTWDSKWFAKKGKEYLNNFHEDLKIREYIKKNYYQAGISSIAIERVSDRELTVIISTGKAAVLIGRKGAEITALKGQLEKMTGKKVFVKALEIKNPNKDAQLVAESIATAIEKRVAYKRAVQQAIQRAEKAGVLGIKVMTSGRLNGAEIARSEWTLSGRVPLHTLRADVDYATATAHTTYGALGIKVWIFNGEVLPSKKEGGDQ
- the rplP gene encoding 50S ribosomal protein L16, translated to MLIPKRTKYRKQFRGSMGGIATKGNYVAFGDFGLAAKEFGWITSRQIEACRVTINRTFKREGKIWIRIFPDKPYTKRPEGTRMGKGKGNAEGWVAVVKKGKVMFEVGGVSEEKAKEALRKAGHKLPIKVKFIRREEVGGDK
- the rpmC gene encoding 50S ribosomal protein L29 is translated as MTVKEVRDLDLNQLESQVKELKHELFNLKLQKTLGQLQNTAQIKKVRRDIARMKTILTEKTGK
- the rpsQ gene encoding 30S ribosomal protein S17, which codes for MERNERKVREGIVVSDKMDKTVVVVENTMKLHKLYKKRVKTSKRYKAHDEQNECRIGDKVRIMETRPLSKDKTWRVVEILERAK
- the rplN gene encoding 50S ribosomal protein L14, with product MVQQQSILNVADNTGAKKIMVIRVLGGSKRKFGRIGDVVVASVKEAIPNGNVKKGDVVKAVIVRTKKETRRLDGSYIKFDDNAGVILNQALEMKGTRIFGPVARELRAKNFMKIVSLAPEVL
- the rplX gene encoding 50S ribosomal protein L24; amino-acid sequence: MIKSKIKSVPKKLHVKTGDTVVVISGRSSNDKRSDKSSQMGDKGKIGKVLKVFPKLGKIVVEGVNVKKKHLKPTQMNTQGEIVEREVPIFSSKVMLWDESVKSATRVRYEVKDGKKVRISVKSGKEI
- the rplE gene encoding 50S ribosomal protein L5, producing MSEKYMPRLQKAYKEVMVSALMKELGLSNIMEVPKLDKIIVNMGLGDAVSNPKLIDVAVKELAQITGQKPVARKARKSEAGFKLREGQLIGAKVTLRKEKMYEFLDRLVSVTLPRVRDFEGVSNKGFDGRGNYTLGLKEQIIFPEIEIDKVDKVLGMGITFVTTAKNDEEGRALLKAFGMPFAK
- the rpsN gene encoding 30S ribosomal protein S14, with amino-acid sequence MAKKAMVQKNLKVAKTIDKYAEKRAELKERARKGDREAILELSKLPRNASPTRLRNRCQVNGRPRGYMREFGISRVMFRQLAGEGLIPGVKKSSW
- the rpsH gene encoding 30S ribosomal protein S8, which produces MHLTDPIADMLTRIRNANIAKHTSVAIPFSKIKESIANILKNEGYISEYEIKEEGTKKDIVVTLKTVDGEAVIKGLKRISKPGRRVYSSVENLPKVLGGLGIAIVTTPKGVLTDKECRKQSVGGEVLCYVW
- the rplF gene encoding 50S ribosomal protein L6 gives rise to the protein MSRVGKKPITIPSGVEITNVGNVYTVKGPKGTLLRELSPEIKVNIENNEITFERPNDLPNIRALHGTTRANVNNMVVGVSSGFSIKLELVGVGYRVSANGKGLTLALGYSHPVEIAPIEGINFVVEGNTKITVEGIDKQLVGQVASDIRAKRAPEPYKGKGVKYADEKIRRKEGKKG
- the rplR gene encoding 50S ribosomal protein L18, whose protein sequence is MIKKVDRNLARVRKHKSIRSKISGTAERPRLTVFRSLNNIFTQIIDDTTGKTLVSASTIEKGNKVENGSNLEAAKLIGTRIAEKAKAAGITKVVFDRSGYIYTGRVKALADAAREAGLEF
- the rpsE gene encoding 30S ribosomal protein S5; its protein translation is MLAREVKNNEYKEKLLRISRVSKTVKGGRRISFSVLAAVGDENGKVGIGLGKANGVPEAIRKAIAGAKKNMINVSLKGGTLPHEQLGKFNATTVLLKPASKGTGVIAGSATREILELVGVTDVLTKIRGSKNKDNVARATLDGLKKLRSIEQVAKLRGKTVEEIIG
- the rpmD gene encoding 50S ribosomal protein L30, with product MTKVNITLVKGINGRKPNHIATIKSLGLRKIGQTVEHNLTADIEGKIKLVSYLVKVEEV